TTCCTTTGGTTTATTCGGTCGTCATTGGCGCACTCATTGGGGCACGCGTTTGGCAAGTTTTTTTCTTTACACCGACTTACTATTTTGCCCATCCTGGTCAAATGCTCGCGATTTGGAATGGCGGTTTGTCGATACAGGGCGGGATTGTGGGCGGGCTGATTGTCGGGATTTGGTATTGCAGACGCCACTATCTCCCGTTCTGGCACGTGGCCGACCTTCTTGCACCTTCTATTATCTTAGGTCAAGGGATTGGACGAATCGCCTGTTTGCTCAATGGGGATGCATTCGGCGCACCAACCCGAGGAAATTTCGGTCTTGTGTATCCACCAGGGACATTGGCCTATGAAACTTACGGATCTCAACCATTGTGGCCAGCTGAAGTGTTCGAGGGCCAAATGGACATCGTGATTTTTGCGATTCTGTTTGCGTTGTCACGTAAGAAGCTGCCACGAGGCATGATGTTCTTACTCTACAATATCTTGTACAGCGCCGGACGGTTTGGACTGGAGTTTCTACGAGGGGACAGTCCGAGATTTTTGTTGGGCTGGACAGCCGCACAGTGGACGAGCATGGTTGTCATGGCGTTGGCTTTGATCACGATGATGGTTCTCTGGGGCCTGGACAGACCAAGAAAAGTAGCAGTGAATTAATTGAGAGATGGCTGAAATTGAAATATGTCGTGTCAGTGGATAGGGGGAGGGGCATGAACCGTAAGTGGGGATTCCTAGCGGCCGGAATTGTGATGATATCCGTGATGGGAATTGTTGTTGTGTCCCTCAATGGTCACACGATGGTTCCGAAGGAACAGGATCAAAATATACCGAGCGTATCCGTAATGAATTGGCAGAATAATGGCGCGAAGGACCGGCGAATTGTAAAAATAATCGAAGGGCATCTTGTGGCCCCGGCCCAAGGAGTGGTCTTGACAGATACCCGCTGCAATCCAGATGCTCAGGGACTAAGCCATTGTCATAACGTGATTCGACTTAAGAATCATCAAACGATCAAGGTCATTGATACTCACAATAGGATGCATTATGGATGCCTTCGAATTGACGAATCAGTATCTGTGACATCACTCGGGGCATCTTGGGCACGAGTTACGGCCAAGTCGGATTAGAACGGACCGTGGTTGACTCTCCACTTGATTCCGTGAGCGCTGAGACACCCGGATTTCGAGCTTCATGATGGCGATCTCCGCTCATTTTACAAAAAAAGCCCTGCATTCGAGCGCAGGGCAGCGGTATTATTTATGGGCTTTGACACGTAAAAGTCGAATCCCATTCAAGGTGACCAAAACAGACGCTCCCATATCCGCCAGGATTGCCAGCCATAGCGTCAGCCAACCAGGGAATACCAACAACACCGCAATCACCTTGACAATCAGTGAAAAACCGATATTTTGCCGAATGATTCGTAGGGAGGATCGACTTAACCGAATCGTGAAAGGGAGTTTGGTCAGATCATCCGCCATGAGTGTAATGTCGGCCGTTTCCATAGCTGTGTCCGTACCCGCTCCCCCCATTGCAATTCCCACTGTAGCTGTGGCCAAGGCCGGCGCATCGTTAATTCCGTCTCCT
The Alicyclobacillus curvatus genome window above contains:
- the lgt gene encoding prolipoprotein diacylglyceryl transferase; its protein translation is MHPILFHIGSYPVRAYGLVILLAIFLATQVSITLARLTVKEYEQHIVPLVYSVVIGALIGARVWQVFFFTPTYYFAHPGQMLAIWNGGLSIQGGIVGGLIVGIWYCRRHYLPFWHVADLLAPSIILGQGIGRIACLLNGDAFGAPTRGNFGLVYPPGTLAYETYGSQPLWPAEVFEGQMDIVIFAILFALSRKKLPRGMMFLLYNILYSAGRFGLEFLRGDSPRFLLGWTAAQWTSMVVMALALITMMVLWGLDRPRKVAVN